One part of the Ornithodoros turicata isolate Travis chromosome 2, ASM3712646v1, whole genome shotgun sequence genome encodes these proteins:
- the LOC135386156 gene encoding uncharacterized protein LOC135386156, whose amino-acid sequence MTVWAAPSPLRRRTGGTLFPSPAGCSPPSGPQQKHSMNDSNSRRQNSNSNGTAQLRRTKTTAEKNIQCREGEEGKRYHHRSSVNENEEDSGKPRASYIMYGSASVKKPAAILRCSQQSPQRSWQLLAITVVPTVLAGLQGLNLYRFRHGGYLVNNLCSVIRLGVQVTSQLPRHTQEMGAEPA is encoded by the exons ATGACAGTCTGGGCCGCTCCTTCACCACTACGCCGACGGACAGGAGGCACGCTCTTCCCCTCTCCAgctggctgctcgccacctagcggaccccagcagaagcattcaatgaatgatagtaacagcagacgacag aactcaaacagcaacgGCACTGCTCAATTACGCAGGACAAAAACTACtgcggagaagaatattcaatgtcgAGAAGGAGAAGAGGGAAAAAGATACCATCACAGGAGCAGCGTGaacgaaaacgaagaagacagcGGGAAACCACGCGCGAGTTATATTATGTATG ggagcgcgagcgtgaagaaaccggccgccatcttacggtgctcacaacagtcgccgcagcgatcatggcaacttcttgcaattacggtcgtaccaaccgtactggcagggttacagggcctaaatttatacag gtttcgtcatggggGCTACctagtgaataatctgtgcagtgtgatacggctgggtgtacag gttacttcacagttgcctcgacatactcaagaaatgggtgcagaacctgcgtaa